The Longimicrobium sp. genome includes the window GGGGGAGAGCCCCGCCTTCTCCCAGCGCGAGCGCGGCTCGCGGACCAGCGGAAACAGGTAGTGGTCTTCGACGTATTCCATAGACCCGCCCGCTGATTCAATCCGCGTGCCGCGGCGGCGGGCGCCCCCCGGCGCGGCGATCCTTGCATGCGTTTGCCGGGACTGGAGATACGACGCATTCCCGCGTTTTTCCCTGGGCTTCCGCCTCCGCGCCGTGACCGACGCCACGACCGAACCCGCCGCCGCGCCGCCCGGGCGGGACGCCACCGTCTCGTTCGAGGCGGCGAACGTGATCGCCCTCCTCTTCCTCCCCCTGGCGGCCGCGCCGGTGGCGGCCCACGCGGCGCTCTGGGGCCGCGCCTCGCTCCTGGCGGGGCTGGGCGACCTCTTCCCCTGGGCGTTCCTCCCCGCCTTCCTGGCCAGCATCGTGGCGCACGAGGCGCTGCACGCGGCCGGCTTCCTGCTGCTGGGGCGCGCCCCGCGCCGGGCCATCCGCTTCGGGCTGGACCGCGCGACCCTCTCGCCGTTCGCGGGGTGCCGCGTTCCGCTGCGCGCCGGGGCCTACCGCGCGGCGGTGCTCCTCCCCGCCCTGGTGCTGGGGGCGGGGCCGGCCGCGTGGGGACTGTGGAGGGGAGCGGGATGGGCGACGCTGTGGGGCGCCTTCATGCTGCTGTGCGCCGGCGGCGACTTCGCCGTGCTCTGGGCCATGCGCCGCGTCCCGGCCCGCGCCCGCGTGCTCGACCACCCCGAGCGCGTGGGGTGCCAGGTGGTGGAGGAGTGATCCCGGTTCAAGGTCCTTCTCAGGGCCAGGCCGGAGATCAAGCGAGTGATACCTGGGAGGAGAAGCCGATGCGGATCACTTCGAAGGGACAGGTGACGATCCCGCTCGAGATCCGGGAGCGCTATGGACTGCTGCCGGACACCGAAGTCGAGCTCGAGCCCACCGCGGAGGGAGTCCTGATCCGCAAGACCGAGAGACCGCGACGGCGCGGCAGGTCTCTGATCGAGCACATGCGCGGGCGGGCGACGCGAAAGCTCTCGACGGACGAGATCATGACACTCACGCGGGGATAGCGAACGAGCGCCCACACCCGCTTTTCCGTACCTCGTACTCCGTACTTCCGTCCGCACTCCCTTGATATGAGCGGAGTTCACACGGAGATTGCTCCGTCTCGCCGGAAAACCACGCGACGGAAGGAACCGGAATGAACCGCATCGGGCGCAGGGTGGCGATCATCGAGGGGTGCCGCACCCCGTTCGCCAAGTCGGGGACGGACTTCAAGGACCTCTCCTCGGTCGAGCTGGGGAAGATGGCCGTGCGCGAGCTGGTCTCCCGCGCCGAGCTGGACGTGGAGCAGATCGACCACGTGGTCTACGGCACCGTGGTGCAGTCGGTGAAGGAGCCGAACATCGCCCGCGAGGTCACGCTGGGCTCCGGGATCCCGCCGCGGGTGCCCGCCTTCACCGTGGGCCGGGCGTGCGCGTCGTCCAACCAGGCGATCACCTCGGCGGCGGAGCAGATCGCGCTGGGGCTGGCCGACGTGGTGATCGCGGGGGGCGCCGAGAGCCTCACCGACATCCCCATCCTCTTCTCCCCCGAGATGCGCAACGCCCTGGTGCGCGCCTCCAAGGCCCGCTCGCTGGGCGAGAAGGTGAAGACGTTCGCCACGCTCCGGCCCAAACACCTGGCGCCGGTCACCCCGGCCATCGCCGAGCCCACCACGGGGCTCACCATGGGCGAGAGCGCCGAGAAGATGGCGCAGGAGAACGGGATCACCCGCGAGGAGCAGGACCGCTGGGCGCTGCGCTCGCACCAGCTGGCCGCCGCGGCCACCGCCGACGGGCGGCTCACCCGCGAGATCGTGCCGGCGTACCTGCCGCCCGGCTTCGAGAAGGTGGTCACCTCCGACAACGGGATCCGCGCCGACACCTCGCTGGAGAAGCTGGCGCAGCTCAAGCCCGTCTTCGACCGGCGCTACGGCACGGTGACCGCCGGCAACGCCTCGCCGCTCACCGACGGGGCCTCGGCGGTGCTGCTGATGAGCGAGGAGAAGGCGAAGGCGCTGGGGTACACGCCGCTCGGCTACATCCGCGGCTACGCCTACGCCTCGCTCTCGCCGGCCGACCAGCTCCTGCAGGGGCCGGTGTACGCGGCACCCGTGGCGCTGGAGCGCGCCGGGCTCACCATGAAGGACATCGACCTGCTGGAGATGCACGAGGCGTTCGCCGCGCAGGTGCTCTCCAACCTGCAGTGGTTCGACTCCGACAAGGTGGCGAAGGAGCGGCTGGGGCTCGACAAGGCGATCGGCATCCCCGACGAGGACCGCATCAACGTGATGGGCGGCTCCATCGCCATCGGCCACCCGTTCGGCGCCACCGGCGGCCGGGTGACGGTGACGCTGCTGAACGAGCTCAAGCGCCGCGGCGGGCAGTTCGGGATGATCAGCGTCTGCGCCGCCGGCGCCATGGGCTTCGTGATGATCGTCGAGCGGGAGTAACCCCACTCGTCGCGCCGCGAATCGAAAGGCTCCCTCGCCGCCGCGGGGGAGCCTTCTTCGTGTGCCTGGGAATCGTATGCCACGTCGCCGAGCACCGTTCTGGTCCAGACAGATCGAGGATTTCGGAGCCCTGCACCAGAACGATCCTTTGCAAAGCGGTATGGGCGGAGAACGACGACGGGGGTTCTCCGTTCACTCCGTTTCCTCCGCGTGAAGCTTTTCGCAGGCCGGCCGCGCCTTGCGCTCCGTCTTCCCCGCGCACAATTCCCATCCCTCGAAACGCGTTCCAACCATCGCGCCCGGGCCCCTGTCCAACGCAGTCGCCGAACGCGGAACGAACCACGCCGGAGCGACCACCCTGACCCAGGAACTGCAGGCAGTGCGCGGCAGCGACGCCATGCTGGCGGCGGCGGGAGACGCGCACGCATTCGCCCGGCTCTACCGCGACCACGCGGGGCGCATCCACACCCTGGCGCGCCGCATGGCCAGCGAGGACGAGGCCGACGAGCTCACCCAGGACGTGTTCGTGCGCG containing:
- a CDS encoding DUF3267 domain-containing protein, which produces MTDATTEPAAAPPGRDATVSFEAANVIALLFLPLAAAPVAAHAALWGRASLLAGLGDLFPWAFLPAFLASIVAHEALHAAGFLLLGRAPRRAIRFGLDRATLSPFAGCRVPLRAGAYRAAVLLPALVLGAGPAAWGLWRGAGWATLWGAFMLLCAGGDFAVLWAMRRVPARARVLDHPERVGCQVVEE
- a CDS encoding AbrB/MazE/SpoVT family DNA-binding domain-containing protein, with the protein product MRITSKGQVTIPLEIRERYGLLPDTEVELEPTAEGVLIRKTERPRRRGRSLIEHMRGRATRKLSTDEIMTLTRG
- the fadI gene encoding acetyl-CoA C-acyltransferase FadI — its product is MNRIGRRVAIIEGCRTPFAKSGTDFKDLSSVELGKMAVRELVSRAELDVEQIDHVVYGTVVQSVKEPNIAREVTLGSGIPPRVPAFTVGRACASSNQAITSAAEQIALGLADVVIAGGAESLTDIPILFSPEMRNALVRASKARSLGEKVKTFATLRPKHLAPVTPAIAEPTTGLTMGESAEKMAQENGITREEQDRWALRSHQLAAAATADGRLTREIVPAYLPPGFEKVVTSDNGIRADTSLEKLAQLKPVFDRRYGTVTAGNASPLTDGASAVLLMSEEKAKALGYTPLGYIRGYAYASLSPADQLLQGPVYAAPVALERAGLTMKDIDLLEMHEAFAAQVLSNLQWFDSDKVAKERLGLDKAIGIPDEDRINVMGGSIAIGHPFGATGGRVTVTLLNELKRRGGQFGMISVCAAGAMGFVMIVERE